From the genome of Eucalyptus grandis isolate ANBG69807.140 chromosome 2, ASM1654582v1, whole genome shotgun sequence, one region includes:
- the LOC104420231 gene encoding uncharacterized protein LOC104420231 — MDGETHDEVMIPQKVESLCGHLRRKSTGIMAAPNLQPPIPSRYLRASMGSCHDFCKYGRKHNSEVRTNYLRSRRKAATSGDRHNRDKASAQLEGNEKLLANVDESPKSVIVKRDDSWSTQDGDVIVNKAGISGACYDHDENSASLERNEKSLVNVDEFPESIIVKKDESLSTQDGDVVVKKAADSGNQYDEDMTSPSLEGKEKSLVNVDESSKSVIVKTDDSLSTPDRDISLQQPEDPDVTRDFAADLKKNSVHPSSSTHPKEGKSDEVHDKTEGVLSLAAPQSSSSRNNQKIRGTKATGVSVNKKEKILPSTASIAPERSGRRASNKETRNYKHAKSASTQKNCSISKAEPKLSDCKDKTKKTSDFAVVDVGNKMAGTAENSLHTLDKSPKAEKERRSKGEITPQLPPSSGKKKSRRSVNAHGSAQLPPSSDKKNTRRIGRRVNQSPSFSSASSSSSLRSTPSLLKSKSTIVDTPSEHEAAEKGNPVARSNTNRPKRVGTGSSEDKNCQPQILPFRRGKLVEPGLENGPPRRLRFRRPRLLGEYQIGKGDAARKSFRRKDIDSLEFKSNIKSEKIILKHRHVEKRENARSLFNNVIEETASKLAETRKSKVKALVGAFETVISLQDTKPKATVTAC, encoded by the coding sequence ATGGACGGGGAAACGCATGATGAGGTAATGATTCCACAGAAAGTTGAATCTCTATGTGGTCATCTGAGAAGAAAATCTACTGGAATAATGGCTGCCCCAAATCTTCAACCACCGATTCCTTCTCGTTATCTAAGAGCCTCAATGGGATCCTGCCATGATTTTTGCAAATATGGGAGGAAACATAATTCTGAAGTGAGGACTAATTACCTGAGGTCAAGGAGAAAAGCCGCCACTTCTGGGGATCGCCATAACCGGGATAAGGCCAGTGCTCAGTTGGAGGGGAATGAGAAATTATTAGCTAATGTCGACGAATCTCCTAAGTCCGTCATTGTGAAGAGAGATGATTCCTGGTCAACTCAAGATGGAGACGTCATTGTGAACAAGGCTGGCATTTCTGGGGCTTGCTATGACCACGATGAGAACAGTGCTTCATTGGAGAGGAATGAGAAATCATTAGTCAATGTTGACGAATTTCCTGAGTCCATCATTGTGAAGAAAGATGAGTCCTTGTCAACTCAAGATGGAGATGTTGTTGTGAAGAAGGCTGCCGATTCTGGGAATCAGTATGACGAGGATATGACCAGTCCTTCATTGGAGGGAAAGGAGAAATCATTAGTCAATGTTGACGAGTCTTCTAAGTCTGTCATTGTGAAGACAGATGATTCTTTGTCAACTCCAGACAGAGATATCTCCCTTCAGCAGCCAGAGGATCCAGATGTCACCAGAGATTTTGCTGCCGACCTGAAGAAAAACTCTGTCCATCCAAGTTCATCTACTCATCCTAAAGAGGGAAAAAGTGATGAAGTACACGACAAAACTGAAGGGGTGCTTTCATTGGCCGCTCCCCAGAGTTCAAGCAGCAGAAATAACCAGAAAATCAGAGGCACTAAAGCAACAGGGGTCTCTGTgaataagaaggaaaagatcTTGCCGAGTACCGCATCCATTGCTCCTGAACGTTCTGGCAGAAGAGCCTCAAACAAGGAAACGAGAAACTATAAGCATGCCAAATCAGCATCCACTCAGAAAAACTGCAGTATCAGTAAAGCTGAGCCTAAGCTTTCCGATTGCAAGGATAAGACTAAAAAGACTTCAGATTTTGCAGTGGTGGATGTTGGAAATAAAATGGCAGGAACCGCTGAGAATAGCCTCCATACATTAGATAAGAGTCCTAaggcagagaaagaaagaagatcaaAAGGAGAGATTACCCCTCAACTTCCACCATCATCAGGGAAGAAAAAATCAAGACGCTCAGTAAATGCACATGGTTCGGCCCAATTGCCTCCATCCTCTGATAAGAAAAACACGAGAAGAATCGGAAGACGTGTTAATCAATCTCCTTCATTTTCATctgcatcttcatcttcatccttgcGCTCAACACCATCTCTGCTAAAATCAAAGTCCACCATTGTTGATACTCCGTCTGAGCATGAGGCAGCTGAAAAGGGGAATCCAGTGGCTCGTTCAAACACAAATAGGCCCAAGAGGGTTGGCACAGGTAGCTCTGAAGACAAAAATTGCCAGCCTCAAATTCTACCCTTCAGGAGAGGGAAGCTGGTAGAACCTGGACTTGAGAACGGTCCTCCAAGGAGACTCAGGTTTCGACGACCAAGACTACTTGGCGAGTACCAAATTGGTAAGGGTGATGCTGCAAGAAAAAGCTTTAGAAGAAAGGACATTGATTCTCTGGAGTTTAAGAGTAATATAAAATCTGAGAAAATTATCTTGAAGCACCGACATgtggagaaaagagagaatgcgCGAAGTTTGTTCAACAACGTGATTGAAGAAACCGCTAGTAAGCTTGCTGAGACAAGGAAGAGTAAAGTCAAAGCATTGGTTGGTGCTTTTGAAACTGTGATCTCCCTTCAAGATACCAAACCAAAGGCCACAGTCACTGCCTGTTGA
- the LOC104420214 gene encoding remorin, which produces MEHLIKQTRKRFSEPKPEDISRSRQTSTVQQQTDSSERDQKTQNQFARQFSGQMSSDHGYGDSEYASAVAAAAFAICSLEGTEVGKRTKVREDFASSRNKIKSRTVDVKMGPKTERVTRQSSNVEAEASVKKSPSTPITPKLKENRSKQSRKEAKADAWERAQIEMIRKRHENLKSSIFSWENEKKTRAKHSFERKRNELEQRRSRNQQHYQYKVARIDHMAREATAQAEEKRRTEESRVKEKAKKIRSGEAPFTCFCF; this is translated from the exons ATGGAGCATCTAATCAAGCAGACAAG AAAAAGGTTTTCGGAACCAAAGCCGGAAGATATCAGCAGGAGCAGACAAACTAGCACGGTACAGCAACAAACGGATTCTTCAGAACGAG ATCAGAAGACACAGAACCAGTTCGCGAGGCAGTTTTCTGGCCAAATGAGTTCGGATCATGGCTATGGGGACAGCGAGTATGCCAGTGCAGTCGCAGCCGCTGCATTTGCTATATGTTCCCTTGAAGGAACTGAGGTAGGAAAGAGAACAAAGGTGAGAGAGGACTTTGCATCCTCCCGGAATAAGATTAAGAGCAGAACGGTCGATGTCAAGATGGGACCGAAAACCGAAAGAGTAACCAGGCAATCCTCAAATGTGGAAGCAGAAG CTTCCGTGAAAAAGTCGCCATCTACTCCCATTACCCCAAAACTGAAGGAGAACCGATCAAAACAGAGTAGAAAGGAAGCTAAAGCGGATGCATGGGAGAGAGCTCAGATTGAAATGATTAGAAAGAG GCATGAGAATTTGAAGTCCAGCATCTTTTCATGGGAgaatgagaagaaaacaagagccAAACATTCTTTTGAAAGGAAAAGG AATGAGCTTGAGCAGAGAAGGTCAAGGAATCAACAGCATTACCAATATAAGGTAGCAAGAATTGATCATATGGCACGCGAAGCAACAGCACAAgcagaggagaaaagaagaactgaAGAATCTCGAGTTAAGGAGAAGGCAAAGAAGATCAGATCAGGAGAAGCACCTTTCACATGTTTCTGCTTTTAA
- the LOC104434356 gene encoding LOW QUALITY PROTEIN: DNA annealing helicase and endonuclease ZRANB3 (The sequence of the model RefSeq protein was modified relative to this genomic sequence to represent the inferred CDS: inserted 1 base in 1 codon) — MEAEEEEITAEQRLRAEANRLAALAKRRKTAAAASSSAAAPPPPPPSQQYPHGHWALFKCRKLSPAAAATAGPAKTCGSAAGAAGAGAPSDGAAAEKFKVRLEICAPDSFSATPLRLLGFAYPGEDEAMRRLVDCLAGVMPSHYTQNLAGGKACVYKLSDYDAVIRCLKSFKSVIYEEIPWGTFNVIEKLSHSFIMGQWIPCRPEHLPDEKVDELIGKLPKKILDTLMPFQVDGVKFGLRRGGRCLIADEMGLGKTLQAIAIASCFMNEGSILIVCPAILRFTWAEELERWFPCLPTDIHLVFGHQNNPSHLEKWPKIVVISYKMLHHLRRSMLDWEWSLLIVDESHHIRSSKKSAEPEEIKAVLDVAAKVRRIILLSGTPSLSRPYDIFQQINMLWPGLLGKDKFDFARTYCDVKFDQAYQGKVFKDYSKGIRLEELNILLKQTVMIRRLKEHVLVHLPPKRRQILRILLKKSDIISAKSAVRVVDKDSLDDMTLDNTDQCDDSNGRDRWRNLSYQEVGIAKLSGFREWLSLHPLIAASDEVVDSPNCHKMIVFAHHHRVLNGVQEIICEKGIGFIRIDGNTLPRDRQSGVMSFQSSNQIKIAIIGITAGGVGLNLSSAKTVVFLELPPSPSWMLQAEDRAHRQGQTNAVNIYYFCAKDTTDDLHWQYLRKSLYCVSSTTNGKRDAILDIAVDNVSYFGISDETDRSYIQKLEEIACSQLLQKEDPAKTKEDDSEPAPADPVQAREEEKENHVLENVLQESALTTGVRNGECPDVVEADQNIVNFINSLRFEVSKYTGRIHLYTCTPGTDSRPRPLFHSFRPEDVSLQSDISPDNKCLENIRGYVHGLLVFINQWNTLRPIQRRKLLGKPLQLPLAVELCYLTDGINHDDLGLLKGRSRRRTTPLFEISHPLPENAVWKKVHLVGSYCKKDREYTQGWTMMDKPLCKLCQSPCMGENAKRPEYFEDLFCNSGCYEEYRIRTSASFIRTFRIEHGVCTNCQLDCHQLVKCLKPLSVXSRWDYVKRKAPNLASRKKLVEKLVNDPTEGNAWHADHIVPVFRGGGECRLENMRTLCVACHFDVTAAQRAERRASRVEGKKRLKEILSGLKNDCDMGQTLAKSKNQMHEEIRETTSEDELLVKVPGSAYSERH; from the exons ATGGaggcggaggaagaagagatcACAGCGGAGCAGCGGCTGCGAGCCGAAGCGAACCGGCTAGCCGCGCTGGCGAAGAGGAGGaagaccgccgccgccgcctcctcctcagccgccgcgccgccaccgccgccgccgtcgcagCAGTATCCGCACGGCCACTGGGCGCTCTTCAAGTGCAGGAAGTTGAGCCCCGCCGCGGCGGCGACCGCGGGGCCGGCGAAGACGTGCGGTAGCGCGGCCGGGGCGGCCGGGGCTGGGGCGCCGTCGGACGGTGCTGCCGCCGAGAAGTTCAAGGTCCGGCTCGAGATATGCGCGCCGGATTCGTTCTCGGCGACTCCGCTGCGGCTGCTAGGGTTTGCTTATCCGGGAGAGGACGAGGCCATGCGGAGACTGGTGGATTGCTTGGCTGGT GTGATGCCATCACACTATACCCAAAACCTTGCTGGTGGAAAAGCTTGTGTGTATAAGCTGAGTGATTATGATGCAGTGATAAGATGTTTAAAGAGCTTCAAGAGTGTCATATACGAGGAGATTCCTTGGGGAACATTTAATGTCATCGAGAAACTTTCACATTCTTTCATCATGGGCCAATGGATCCCTTGCAGACCTGAGCATTTGCCTGATGAGAaggttgatgaattgattgggaAGTTACCCAAGAAAATCTTGGATACACTTATGCCATTTCAAGTTGATGGAGTAAAATTTGGTCTACGAAGGGGTGGACGGTGTCTTATTGCAGATGAAATGGGTCTTGGGAAAACACTTCAG GCCATTGCTATTGCAAGCTGTTTCATGAATGAAGGTTCTATTCTTATAGTTTGCCCTGCTATTTTACGCTTTACTTGGGCAGAAGAACTTGAGCGGTGGTTTCCTTGTTTGCCCACCGATATCCATCTTG TGTTTGGTCACCAGAATAATCCTTCACACTTGGAAAAATGGCCAAAGATTGTGGTTATTTCTTACAAGATGCTTCATCACTTGCGGAGGAGTATGCTAGATTGGGAATGGTCTCTTTTGATAGTTGATGAGTCTCACCATATAAGATCTTCAAAGAAATCTGCAGAACCGGAGGAG ATAAAGGCAGTTCTTGATGTGGCAGCAAAGGTCAGACGTATCATTCTACTGTCAGGAACCCCTTCTTTGTCTAG GCCATATGACATTTTCCAGCAGATAAACATGCTCTG GCCTGGTTTACTGGGAAAAGACAAGTTTGACTTCGCAAGAACTTACTGCGACGTAAAATTTGACCAAGCTTATCAAGGAAAGGTTTTTAAG GACTACTCAAAGGGCATTCGCTTGGAGGAGCTAAACATTTTGCTCAAGCAAACAGTTATG atAAGACGCCTGAAGGAGCATGTCCTGGTGCACTTACCTCCCAAACGTCGGCAAATATTAAGAATTTTATTGAAGAAATCAGACATAATTTCTGCAAAGTCTGCTGTCAGAGTAGTTGACAAAGATTCACTTGATGACATGACTCTTGACAATACAGATCAGTGTGATG ATTCCAATGGTCGTGACAGATGGCGCAATCTATCATATCAGGAAGTTGGTATTGCCAAGCTCTCAGGATTCCGTGAATGGCTTTCTCTTCATCCACTCATTGCAGCATCTGATGAGGTGGTGGACTCACCAAATTGCCATAAGATGATAGTTTTTGCCCACCATCATAGAGTTCTCAATGGGGTGCAG GAGATCATATGTGAGAAAGGAATTGGTTTTATTCGCATAGATGGAAATACTCTCCCCAGAGATCGACAGTCTGGAGTAATGTCATTCCAATCATCAAATCAG attaagattgcaatAATTGGTATTACTGCTGGAGGTGTTGGACTTAATCTTTCTTCAGCAAAGACTGTGGTGTTCTTGGAGCTGCCTCCATCCCCATCATGGATGCTTCAG GCAGAAGACAGAGCTCACAGGCAGGGACAAACCAATGCCgtcaatatatattatttttgtgcAAAG GATACTACGGATGATTTGCATTGGCAATATTTAAGGAAGAGCTTGTACTGTGTTTCCTCTACTACAAATGGAAAGCGCGATGCAATACTAGATATTGCG GTTGACAATGTTTCATATTTTGGAATTTCTGATGAAACTGATAGAAGTTATATTCAGAAGTTGGAGGAAATTGCGTGCAGTCAACTGTTGCAGAAG GAAGATCCTgcaaaaaccaaagaagatgATAGTGAGCCTGCTCCTGCTGATCCAGTTCAAGctagagaggaggagaaagagaac CATGTTTTGGAAAATGTATTACAGGAAAGTGCTTTGACAACCGGGGTCAGAAATGGAGAGTGTCCTGATGTAGTTGAAGCAGATCAGAATATTGTAAATTTCATTAATTCTTTGCGGTTTGAG GTTAGCAAATATACTGGAAGGATCCATTTATACACTTGCACCCCGGGAACAGATTCTAGACCAAGACCCCTTTTCCATAGTTTCCGGCCGGAGGATGTTAGTTTGCAAAGTGATATTTCCCCTGATAATAAGTGTCTTGAAAACATCAGGGGTTACGTGCATGGTCTTCTAGTGTTCATAAATCAGTGGAACACACTAAGACCTATTCAACGTAGGAAGTTATTGGGGAAGCCTTTGCAACTCCCTTTAGCTGTTGAGCTCTGCTACTTGACAGATGGGATCAACCATGATGATTTG GGATTGCTAAAGGGTAGAAGCAGAAGACGCACTACACCGTTGTTTGAAATAAGCCATCCATTGCCAGAAAATGCTGTGTGGAAGAAGGTTCATCTTGTTGGCAGTTATTGCAAGAAGGATAGAGAGTATACTCAGGGGTGGACCATGATGGACAAACCACTCTGTAAACTGTGTCAGTCACCTTGCAT GGGAGAAAATGCAAAGAGGCCTGAATATTTTGAGGATCTCTTCTGCAATTCTGGCTGTTATGAAGAATATCGCATAAGAACCAGTGCTAGTTTTATTC GAACTTTTCGAATAGAACATGGTGTCTGCACGAACTGCCAATTAGATTGCCATCAGCTTGTGAAATGCTTGAAACCATTATCAG GGAGCCGGTGGGACTATGTAAAGAGAAAAGCACCAAATTTGGCTTCAAGGAAAAAATT GGTTGAAAAATTGGTCAATGATCCCACTGAGGGTAATGCGTGGCATGCGGATCACATTGTTCCTGTCTTCCGTGGGGGAG GTGAATGCAGGCTAGAGAATATGAGGACACTTTGTGTAGCCTGCCATTTTGATGTTACCGCGGCCCAACGCGCTGAACGGCGTGCTTCAAGAGTCGAAGGTAAAAAGCGACTCAAAGAAATCTTGAGTGGCCTAAAGAATGACTGCGACATGGGACAGACTCTGGCTAAGTCAAAG AATCAGATGCATGAGGAGATCCGAGAAACGACGTCGGAAGATGAACTTCTAGTCAAGGTTCCTGGAAGTGCCTACTCTGAAAGACACTGA